One uncultured Caproiciproducens sp. DNA segment encodes these proteins:
- a CDS encoding IS30 family transposase produces MSKFMSYQDRLVIEKGLTEHKSFGKISKEIGKDRTTVAKEIKKYSYEKKSGYSAYPYNACKKRSICKLKMICGKQSCTHQSAYKCSLCSNCNTLCAEFEEDVCTVIQKPPYVCNGCSSLGKCTLKKHWYDAADAHTRFSAAVSESRSGILSNEVELARLNALITPLIRNGQSLHQIYYAHADEMICSEKTLYNYIDATLFDVRNIDLPRKVKYRPRYKKPEFKVDRGCRLSRSYEDFKDFMEKRPDTPVVQMDSVIGNKGGKVLLTIYFVDTSLMLAFLRDANTSQSVTHLLDALFGILGRECFQKLFPVILTDNGSEFSNPKAIEYGPEQKDILRTHIFYCDPSSPYQKGSIEVNHELIRRILPKGTSFDDLTQKDIFLMMNHINSYTRKKLNGRSPYEAFSFYYGEDTAQKLGCSPVAPENIILKPRLLKR; encoded by the coding sequence ATGTCGAAGTTCATGAGCTATCAAGACCGCCTTGTCATTGAAAAGGGACTTACAGAGCATAAGTCTTTTGGAAAGATTAGTAAAGAGATTGGAAAAGACCGTACGACAGTTGCTAAGGAAATTAAGAAGTATTCTTATGAAAAGAAAAGCGGTTATTCCGCCTATCCGTATAATGCCTGCAAGAAACGCAGCATTTGCAAATTAAAGATGATTTGCGGAAAACAGTCTTGTACCCACCAGTCTGCTTACAAATGCAGTCTGTGCAGCAACTGCAACACTCTCTGTGCTGAGTTTGAAGAGGACGTTTGCACCGTGATTCAAAAGCCGCCGTATGTGTGCAACGGCTGTTCTTCGCTTGGAAAGTGTACTCTGAAAAAGCACTGGTACGACGCAGCGGATGCCCACACTCGCTTTTCAGCAGCTGTATCGGAGTCCCGGAGCGGAATTCTTTCAAACGAGGTCGAACTTGCCCGTCTGAACGCTTTGATTACGCCGTTGATTCGGAATGGTCAATCTCTGCATCAGATCTATTATGCTCATGCAGATGAAATGATTTGCAGTGAGAAAACGCTTTACAATTACATCGATGCCACGCTGTTTGACGTGAGAAATATTGACTTACCCCGAAAAGTAAAGTATCGTCCGCGTTACAAGAAACCGGAATTTAAGGTCGATCGCGGTTGTCGTCTTAGCCGCAGTTACGAAGACTTTAAAGATTTCATGGAAAAACGCCCTGATACTCCAGTAGTCCAAATGGACTCTGTGATTGGAAATAAAGGCGGTAAAGTTTTGCTCACGATTTATTTTGTGGACACCAGCTTGATGTTGGCCTTTTTGCGCGATGCCAATACCTCACAATCCGTTACGCATCTTTTGGACGCTCTTTTCGGAATTCTTGGGCGGGAATGTTTCCAAAAGCTTTTTCCTGTCATCCTCACGGACAATGGCAGCGAGTTTTCTAATCCGAAAGCAATCGAATATGGCCCGGAGCAAAAGGACATTTTGCGCACTCACATTTTCTATTGTGACCCCAGCAGCCCTTACCAGAAAGGCTCAATTGAGGTGAATCATGAATTGATTCGACGCATTTTGCCTAAGGGTACATCCTTTGATGATTTGACACAAAAGGATATCTTTTTGATGATGAACCACATTAATTCCTACACAAGAAAGAAGCTGAACGGCCGCAGTCCCTACGAGGCGTTCAGCTTCTACTATGGGGAGGATACTGCTCAAAAGTTAGGATGTTCACCAGTTGCCCCGGAGAACATTATTTTGAAGCCGCGTCTCCTCAAGCGCTGA